The Sulfolobales archaeon genome includes the window GTCTTAACATATATAGCCCATGGGGGAGGCGATATCCTATCCCCCATCTCCTCTCTAAGCTTCTCAGCCAACCTAGAGATGAAAAGATCCGCTGGAACCTCCTTAACACTTACCACTACAGAGACCCATATCAGTAGAGTATCAACGCTTAAAACAATACAGAACCTACCTCCTCCCTGAAGTGCGGGGCTTTTAGTTGCTAACCCCGCTAGAAGAGATATTTTACCCGCTACATGATGATCATGCTAGGGGCTAGAAGCTCTCCCCATAATACTGGCCAACATAGCTACGATCAAGACCAAGAGAGCAACTGCGATAATTAATAGAAGATAAATAGCTTCAACACCCCCGCTCAGCATAATCGGTATAGGGCCTATCAATATAAAGCCGAAGCCCCTGGCCTCAGCGCCAGCGGGTAGAGAGAGAAGAAGGACTGCGAGGAACACAAGTATAAATCCGATCAGGATGAGTATAAATCCCACTAAAAATCTATCCATTGAAACACCAAAAATATATCTCCCTAGGAATTTATATAAGTAGATGAAGAATTTGCCGAGAGCTGACTAGTGACGAGTGAACCCCTGGCTGATAGCGCCTCCCCTTTCACACCGCCTCTAGCATTTCCTATAGCTTAATTCCCTAGCCGGTCAGCCTTGCTCCGCCCATTGGACACTATAGAAGTGAGAGATGATACCTTCTCCGAACTGACCTCCTCCCCTTTCAATTCTATAGTAGATCACTAATCTCTCACATGGTTTAGCCCTAGGTGGGTCTCCGGCCATTACCCCTATCCCCTCTCGGGGACTCGGGGCTATGGCTGTTAGCCCCCATCTATAATCATCCGGGGGCTGGTTGCCAAGCACATCACTACCTCATCATCTAACCAAACCACCAGCATCAAAGATTATAAGCATTAGCAACATCCCCGCCCTAAAGAGCGAGGCTTTCAGTTATAAGGATCTGAATCCTAGGTAGCTAGGGACGGGCACCTGCAGCAGGGGCTTCCAGGGGAAGTGTGGTGAACAATGACTAAAATTATATTAACAGGCGGGAGCGCCTATCATGTATAGCGTTTCTAGCTCTAGCTTGTAGGTATCTTCATCTATCCTCTGATGGGATTTGGCATTGTCTTTCTTAACACTATGGCCCCTAGCCCTCTTTACCCTCCCTTTAAGATCCAACATCTTTATTCTTTTTAGTGCAGGCATTACTATCCCATTTTGATCTAAGCGTTTGGTTAAATAAAAAGCTTTGCCCAAACCAGGTTAGTCAGTTGTCGAAACAAGGCGCTCACCTATGGCTTTAGAACTATAAGAACTATATAAATAATATCTATAGTCAAATGATCTTTAATTAATTAACTAGCTTGGGATTAATTTATACCCATATTTTACCGATCAAAGCACCAGATCATAGTATGAATTATATCCAGATATTGACTTTACAGATATAGCTGATTAAGAGATCTATGGCCTAATCATTATCAACGCCACATGTTATCAGGAGTTCCAGCATACATCATATATCAGGAGACCCTCTTCTCATCAAGGGGCGGCGCGGAGGGCCAGAGCCCCGCATCCTTGGCCGCTAGACGACCCGGCTTCACTAATATTTCATCCTAGCGGGTTATAAAGCTTATCCATTTGAGATCCCCTCTCCTCAAGGGAGCTAGGCTTTCGCCTTTTGGCTTAATGATGAGCTTTATTTTTCTAACTACTATAGCTACTCGGCATTGTTTTAACAGAATCACGCGTAGGGATCGAAACCTATATCTAGCGATAGCAATGATCTGATAACCCTAGCAAGGGCGAGGCATACACCTAGGAACACAGGTTCAGAAAACAATGAAGCTAAGTAATTGTTGTAGGTGCTACGCATATGTTATTGTGGATAATGCTTGGCTTCAGCCTAGTTTGATCAGTTATGCTGGAAATTTCTTAACCTATATTAGCTATTTACGCTAGTATCTATGGTGCTGAGTATAAGTAGCACAGATCTATGTGATATTATAGCTGAGAGGCTTGGTTCTGATATTGTGAGGTGTTCTAGGGGAAGGGTTAGGGGTGTGTATGAGGCTATGCTATCAATAGGTGGTAGCATGATCCTCCTAACGATCTTCATTGGTAGAGAGGGCTATTCCCCCTGGGCAGAGATAGATGTTCTGGCCACCTCCAATGATGTGCATAATGCTATTGATAGGATTATTGAGCAGGTATCCAAGATCTTCGAGGGTTATTCAAGGATAATGGTTACATATACATGGGATCCCGAGACAGTGTCTCTCCTAGATAGAGGTGTTCACCCAGCTGCAACTAGAATCGGAGCTATGCTCGTCTCCAAGGGTTTCTATGTTGTTAAAAACATGTATTTCCCCGAAGGATATAGCGAGGGGAGTCCAAAGCTTGTTGGAGAGGGCTATGTTGATAACAAGTGGTATCTCGAAGAGCTATGTGCTGAGCTGGAGGAGCTTAGAAGACTTATCAATAGAGGGTGTTTGGAGAGGGATTCAGTATGTATATATGCTGATATATCACTTAGATATATAGAGAGACTAAAGACTATAGATAAATGTTGAACCCCACTAGCGTCACATATACTGCTTATTTCTTAATAATTCTGCAGGCCATAGTATTGCTTGGTGAGCCTATCTGCAGAGACTTGCTAGGAGGATCTTATATATAGTTGCTATATCAGCCACCCTATATCATATATACCTCGTTTTTCACCCATATACGCCTATATCATATCTATATAAAATCGGGATCTTTGATCTCACACAGCTCCAGAGAGCTACCCATGTTATGTTCATATTACTCGTAGGCTATCTCTATAGCATTGTGCATGAACCTAGAATCGGTAGGATTAGGCTTGGGATAGCATATATATCAGTAATACTCACCCTCATACCAACGATCCTGCTTATACAGTATTTCAACTGGCAACCACTATATACAGGGCTTCTCATACTGATCTGGTTAGTAGCGATGGTAGCACCTATAATACCTGGTTTTAATAGATATAGAAGATATCTAGATATTATAGGGATCATCGCTTCCATCCCGCCCTATATCTATATGGTCTATGACTATGAGAATCTGATCTACAGGGCTATATCACCACTACCCCTGGATCTCTATATGGGGTGGTCAGAGACACTCTTACTCATGGGCGTGATACTCAGACATGTGGGCCCTGAGATGCCTATGATCGCAATGATATTTCTTCTATATAACATCTATGCAAACAGCTTCCCATATCCATGGAACCACCCTGGCTTCTCCATAGACTATCTAATTGGAAAGATCTATGTTGAGAGCGAGGCAGCACTTTTCGGACTAGTAACCGGTGTCTCGCTAAAATATGTTGTCTACTTCACAATACTCTCAGGAGTTCTGGGGGCCCTCGGATATGGAGATGCTATGGCGAGAACGTTCCTCTCGAGAATGGGTAGGAGGCCTGAGAGCGTTGGTAGAGTAGCTGTTCTCATGGGCCTTGGGATGGGCATGATCTCTGGCTCGGGGGCTGCAGATACCACCTTTATATCCACAACTATGAAGCCTATATTTAGGAAAGCAGGGTATGATGATCTAGCGGCGGCTGGGCTCTCAGCAAATGCTGGAACCCTGGCGATAATAACACCCCCAGTCCTCGGGTCCGTAGCCTTTATAATGGCTGAGCTCCTTGCTATACCATATACGACGATAGTTATCATGAGTGTTCTACCTGCTGCGCTATATGTGATATCAATATACCTCTATAATGAGTACTATTCGAGGAAGGCCGGGCTAAAGCCTGTTGAGATCCCGCTGAGGGAGGGGCCTAAGATACATGTCTTCGCACCAGCGATCCTGATAGCCTCTATGATCTTCCTAGGCTATAGCATCCCACTATCGGTTACCTCAGCGATTATCCTAGCAATTGTAATCGCAGCTATAGACAGGGATCTCAGGCCGAGGCTTAGAAACATATTAACAGGATTCGCCGAGGGCTTCATACCGATGGCCTCTGTGGGCTCCTCAATAGCTATGGCTAACTTTATAATGGCTATGGTTGTGATCTCCGGCCTATCCCAGAAATTCACACTAGCACTGCTCTCACTTGTTCAGAATAACCTGCTCGCTGCAATACTCTTCGCATGGGGCTTCTCACTCCTCCTTGGAATGGGCGTCCCACCCTCGGCCACATATGTGCTCTCATCCCTTCTAACAGCACCTGCTATAATAAACCTCGCAACATCCATTGGAATCCCGCAGGATACAGCTACGCTAGCTGTTCACATGTTCCTATTCTATATGGC containing:
- a CDS encoding TRAP transporter fused permease subunit; protein product: MFILLVGYLYSIVHEPRIGRIRLGIAYISVILTLIPTILLIQYFNWQPLYTGLLILIWLVAMVAPIIPGFNRYRRYLDIIGIIASIPPYIYMVYDYENLIYRAISPLPLDLYMGWSETLLLMGVILRHVGPEMPMIAMIFLLYNIYANSFPYPWNHPGFSIDYLIGKIYVESEAALFGLVTGVSLKYVVYFTILSGVLGALGYGDAMARTFLSRMGRRPESVGRVAVLMGLGMGMISGSGAADTTFISTTMKPIFRKAGYDDLAAAGLSANAGTLAIITPPVLGSVAFIMAELLAIPYTTIVIMSVLPAALYVISIYLYNEYYSRKAGLKPVEIPLREGPKIHVFAPAILIASMIFLGYSIPLSVTSAIILAIVIAAIDRDLRPRLRNILTGFAEGFIPMASVGSSIAMANFIMAMVVISGLSQKFTLALLSLVQNNLLAAILFAWGFSLLLGMGVPPSATYVLSSLLTAPAIINLATSIGIPQDTATLAVHMFLFYMAMLADITPPVALSAFAASAVFGLDPIKTGVKAATVAIPKYLYTISFVYSYWGTSLLIIPILLHSQPLQAAILIISRVAASIAGIWFLTLANVGFYRSPIPLPLRILLGASGTAMMIPSEVVNIFALAIGITSTIASTRLAKKPLIARS
- a CDS encoding DUF1122 family protein; its protein translation is MVLSISSTDLCDIIAERLGSDIVRCSRGRVRGVYEAMLSIGGSMILLTIFIGREGYSPWAEIDVLATSNDVHNAIDRIIEQVSKIFEGYSRIMVTYTWDPETVSLLDRGVHPAATRIGAMLVSKGFYVVKNMYFPEGYSEGSPKLVGEGYVDNKWYLEELCAELEELRRLINRGCLERDSVCIYADISLRYIERLKTIDKC
- a CDS encoding DUF131 domain-containing protein, with the translated sequence MDRFLVGFILILIGFILVFLAVLLLSLPAGAEARGFGFILIGPIPIMLSGGVEAIYLLLIIAVALLVLIVAMLASIMGRASSP